CAAGCCCAAGGAAGTGAGAAAGTTAAAAGGGGAGGGGATGCCGTTGCATTTTAGCACAAAGAAAGGGGATCTTTACGTAACATTTGAGGTTTTATTCCCAACATCTCTAAAAGAGGACCAGAAGACGAAGATCAAAGCAGCTCTTGGTTAGAATATAGGTGAAATGTTTTTGGTTGGGTTCAAAGATGTGCCCATTGTATCATGATGATGATATTATAGAAAATTCAGCGGACCCTgaggtttttcctttttctgttaTTGTTTTAGTACGTTTCTGAGATGTTTATGCTGTAATCATTGAAGCCATTTGGCATACCAGTTTTCCCTCGTTAGCGGCATGGTTTCTCATTGTTTTAAGGGGAACTATAATAGGAATGAAAAGGTACAAAATTTACCGATGGAGCGAGCATTGATCTCTTTGCATTATGCTTATGGAAGTGctgaatttaaaaaaacttcaatttcaaaatttatcaaaGAACAAGCGGAAGTCCATATCATACATGCTATGGTCACAAAAGCCCACCTTCCAAAAATCTACGCGAGTCACGAAGGAGTAGGCTAAATTTAATTCTCACAGGACCAACGGAGTTGGAAGTGTTATAAGATGCGAGCCTTCTCTGGTTAGAAAGATGGTACGAAAGTCGAGACTAGAGTTCATGATGTAATTGAGTTTCAAGGGCAAAAGCTGAGGTAAGCCTGCATGCACAGTTGCACATAAGCATCAGTTATTCTCATCAAAATTAACTGTCAGGAACAATATTGTTGGGGGTATTCTTCAGTTGTTTTACTCAACAAAATCAGCACTTCGGTATCTTAAAACACATCAAAAGCAGTTCCAGGAACAGCATTAGAAATGGCTGATTATTTCATCACCCACATCTCTGTCTCATGCCTCAACAGCTAGTGCATGGGATGCGAGGAAGCGCACTTTGTGCAGTATATTATGACTTGTGCTCGTCAAGCAATGGCCCGCATAGGTGCCCGACAGTGCTACCCGCTGTGTAGGTCTGGTGCTCGTAGTTTTCAGGCGAGGACTAGTGGAGGATGATgggtttgatgtttttggagGAAGATGATGGTTTTCCTGCGTTGAGAACAAAGTTGGAACGAATTTGTTTGAATGGAGGATTCATATATGGTAAGCCAAATCCCGATCTAGGGGAGAGGTGAAATTATAATTGGTCATAGTCCATTCCTACCATATCAGAAGCTTTCCTTTCTTATAATCTACATTTTGAAAGAAATACTAGCCGTTGGGCTTTCAagttttattacaaatactctCTCCCTAACATTCTGGACAAATAATAGATCACCAAAATCTCCATTAGATCATCCAAAGTAGgaaaaatattgaagaaaatcttTGTGGGTGTGGGTGATATGGTTTGTTAGATTATTTGAAGGATTTGAACCATGATCTCTGGTCGTTGTGCAGCTTGCAAATACTTGAGAAGAAGATGCCCTTCACATTGCATTTTCTCTCCCTATTTCCCTCCCAATGATCCTCAAAGATTCGCTTGCGTTCACAGAATCTATGGTGCTAGTAATGTTGGAAAGATGCTTCTGGTAATATCTCAAATGAATCTCTATTCTCTCTTTACTTGTAACTCTGGGCCTATACGATTGGATTTGTTACTATTTTCTGCTCATTGCTCTTTACTCGAATCAGAAACTGCCACCACATCTCCGAGCTCAAACGGCGGATACTTTGTATATGGAAGCAAAATGTCGTATTCAAGACCCTGTTTATGGATGTGTTGGTATCATCTCTCACTTACATCAACAAATACGCATTGCAGAAAGCCAGCTAGCTAAAACCCAAGCTGAAATTGCAGTTTTCAATTCTATTGCTCGTGAAGCCCAGGTTCAGGAAATTGAAGCCGATTCCAACTTCTTCAAAAATTTATTGCCGGAAGAGATCACTGCTGCTGGCCTGAGGTCCTATGGCTATGGCTCTCCTTCCACTCAAACTTTTAAGTTTAATTAAGCAGAATTTGTTTCAAATGCTAAATAATGGTTTGGTTTTCTTAAACCGAATTGTACTGTTGTACAGCTTCCaaattactattaaaaaaggtcttgattttttttttttttttaactcttgaTTTTTTTATGGAAGATTAAAATAATGTAAGCCATCTTTTGTTGGTTATTGTATGCCAAAAAATTACTGTGGTCTACTCTTACCATAAAATCTTACCAGACCAGAAAGTATGAACAGATGCAAGTAGAATAAAACGACCACACAAATCGATCTAGTTTTTTTTATCTGCCTCAAAAACCTTCCTCAACTTCTCCTCATCTGACTCAAAAGCCTTCCTGGCTTGTTTCAGTTCCTCATTCAAAGAAAGCAACTCTGTACAGCGGTTAGTTTTGGCAAGTCCTGCAGGATCAACAGGTCAGATCGGCAGTTGTTtaccatcaaataaaataacaaacttTGTGCAAGAAGATTCTGCAGTAGTCTATATCCCACGATTATAAAGCACGATAAGGCATCAAACGTCTCAAGACCATAAAGTTAACTAAAGcttttctcattgaaaaaaggacaaaaaaaattgttttcatgtagattatttacttttaatagaaaaagaaaatgaagagtgTTAGTGCTGTTGGCTGAGGCACAAATTGGATGAGATATATATGAGACCAGCAGAGCCCAACCTGCACCTACAAGTGGCAGTCCATCTAGAGGAAAGTACCTCTATGATGCATTCGTGTAGCATATGTTCTAGCAAAGTGAGATTGCTAGATGTATGCCTCTGACTAATCGTAgtcataaagaaatttttaatgTCAGTGAAGTGAAGTTGTATGGTGAAATGGTAACTAATCAAGGTACCTTGCGTATCAGATACAGGAACTCTTCAACTGATAGCTTCCCCCTCTTTGATCCACTATCTTGGGCTTTATGTACCTACAGAAAATTTAAAAGCATGATATCCCCCATTACTTCTAACGTAAAAGTAAGAAGTAACAAATACCAAAGAAGTACCTACCGGGTCGGTGATACACTCCAAAACAATGTCCTCCACAAGTGCCACACTCTCTAGACGCGGCTGATAATGGAATAACAGACAtctatattaatacaataaaaaatacaacattGCTTAATAATCAGAGAATTCCATGTCAAAAATACTCTACGTCATTACACCTTGCATTCTTTATAATCAGAGAATTCCATGTAAATAATATTGGATTCATTACAcagctttttttaaaaatgcagTAAGTAAAAATAAGAGAAGCCAGGCACCCTTTTTGTTCAATGAGGTGTAGATAACAAGGGCAGAACATTTCAGTAATCAAATCATGGACAAATGAGATGAATGTATCGCATGTAGAGCCTAATATAAAAGAGTCCATGGAGGTCTTTCTAGTAGTTTTAGTTACCTGTGGATCCAATAATCCATGAGACACTGCCATAAGCTGTTGCTACAGGTCTGCCGCAAAATGTGATGAATTATGACATCTTCTTTTCAATCTCACAGCGCAAACCTATGAAAATGCAAACCCATTTTCATTTGATTAGCTTATGTAACTTGCTATGATATTATCTTGACTCTTGCCTTCCGACCTGTGCTTCAATTACTAAAATCAATAGGCTGACTAGGAGTATATTACCATCTTAGTAGCAAAGATAACTGTAGCAAATGGAGGATCGGATCATGCTTTCAGAACCAAGTTAAGTTGAAATCTCTTTCTTATACCGAGAATTTAGATGCCAAAGACCGCTTAAGACATCATTGTTTGAACTGAGGTTTGAAACCAAAATATCAGGAAGATAAATGAGGTGATTCAACCGCTAACAACAAATATACCAGCCATGGCAATCTATACCATCTTCACATATGAAAATTTGCATTTGTTCTTAAATCCAAGAGTGCCgtctgaaaatatatatatgtatgtatgtatgtatgtatgtatgtatgtatcaaAATAGATTGCCATAACCATATCACAATCAGCAGGTCCGTTACAGGTTCAAAATCACCAAACAAAAACgatcattatataataatgatcaGATAACCTTTTTGTGGTACAGTCTAAAAGCACCAACCATCATACAAAAAGAATGTGCTACCCACATTTGGGCCATGTCCAAAACCATACATCATATGCTGCACTACTAAGAatccaaaagaagaagaattaggcataaaaaaaaaaaaaaaaaaacacaactctCCTATAAACCCATCAAAGCAAAAACATTTCTAGACACTCACATTCTTTTTGAAAGAATCCTCGTTAAACGAAGTTTCCGAGAGCTGCGATGACCGAGCCTTCAACTTCGAGGAGGCTCTCCCGGAACTAGTGATCATCTCAGACTCTCAATTCGGTCTGTCGCAACAATCAATGCGGTTCTACGATTGAATACAACACAATAAAACTATAAATTTCCATAATTTTAGCAAACATGTAAGAATTAGGAATCAAACAAGACCAAACTAGCTTAACGAAATCTTGCAAGTGAAATTTGAAACTGTTGTGGTCCACTCATGTGCACCGAGAATAATTGGGCATCTCCAGCATTTCTCCAACTCATATGTGTCCCTCCACTCTATTATGTTTTGTGGAGGGAGAAACTTaacctctcctataaatatGAGAGGATTGCTGAAGAGAAAATCATCCAAGAAGAGGAGTTCGCTTCTGAGTGTGAGTTTGTAGAGTGCaatttgagagatagagagttgttttgagagagtgtttgtaattttgtataaacACATTGAATATCAAGTTTCCGCTCCAGTGAACGTAGAtaaattgccgaaccacttaaatactgtctctatctattgtgtGATTATTTTCTGGGCGGCCCTAGGCACAACAATAGATGAAGTATTGAagatcttccttgattggaagaaaatgatcgAACTTAGACCAGCAGAAAAATCAAACGGCTCAGATCAGATAATGAAGGTGAGTACACTTCGGACCCTTCATTGAAGTATGCCGGATAGAGAGAATCGTCAGACACTTCACGGTACGAGGAACACCACAACAAAACGGTGTGGCAAAACGGATGAACCGTACTTTGCTAGAGAAAGTACGGTGTATGTTACtggatgctggattcagtaaacaattttgggctgaaacTGTGACATATgtctgccacctcatcaaccgattACCCACAGCTGCCAATGGCAGGAAGACACCTATTGAAATGTGGAAATGTACTAATGttactgattatgactttttacacatttttggATGTCCTGCTTAGTATCATGCTCAAGGAAGTAAGCTTGAACCTAGAGCCAAGGCAAGAATTTATTAGactttagtactggtgtaaaagggtatagactctagTATATAGAATCTGAGAAGGTTATCATCCGTAGAGATGTAACATTCAATGAGTCTGAGATGCTCAAATCACATGAGCATAAAGACTCCAATGAAGGCAGTCATGATAGCGAAATACCTGGTGATTCGCAAAAGGTTAAGTTTACCACTCAAAAGGATTTaggagaaacaaatggagagcacgaacaagatgaggttgatagtcCAGTCATAGTACCTCCAATACAACTTGAATCAATAGCAAATAACAGGCCGAGACCAGAGACACATGTACCGGCACATTTTGCAGACTATGTGACGTATGCACTACCAGTTGAAGGGGATGAGATCCCAACCAGTTACAAAGAAGTCATACAGTCATGTGAAAAGActgaatggacaaaggcaatgaatgaaaaaattcAGTCTCTTTATAAGAACCAGACATGCGAGTTTGTGCCGCTTCCATAAAGAAGGAAGTCAATTGGTTGTAAGTGAATTTTTAATCAGAAAGACGATCAAGccgctaaaaatggagtgcgatacaaagaTAAATTAGTAGCCAAAGGCTACGCTTAGATAGaaggaattgactacagtgaagtattatCTCCTGTTGTAAAACATTCATCCATTcagatattgctagctttggttgtACAATATGATTTTGAATTAGCACAGCTTGACATGAAGGCAAccttcttacatggtgatctagAGAAGGAAATTTAtatgtctcaaccagaaggcttaaagaagctggaaaagaaaaatggatatGCAGTTTGAAGAAGTCTCTATATGGGTTGAAGCGGTCACCCCGGCAATGTTACAAGCGTTTCGATCGCTTCATGATGgactgaaatacactcgttgccaatatgATCATTATGTGTATTTCAGACAACTCGTAGATGGATCTTTCatatatttgcttttatatatagacaATATGTtcattgcatgtaaaagcaaggtaGAGATAAATCGTTTGAAAGCTCAGCTGAGTCAGGTAGAGATAAATCGTTTGAAAGCTCAGCTGAGTCAAGAGTTTGAAATAAAAGATCTAGGAAAATCACGAAAAATATTGGGGATGGAGATTAACAGAGATAGgatgaaaggtacagttcaccttactcaaaAGCAGTATATGAAGAGAATATTATAACGCTTCAACATGGACTCGAAGACGAAGCAAGTAATCcaatggccccatatttcaaactTAGTGTGCTGCAGTCTCCTAAAAgtgatgaagagcgggactatatgaaaaatatccCATACGCAAGTGTTGTTAGAAGCCTAATGTATGTCATGGTGTgcacacgacctgatatctcccaagTCGTCAGCTTAGTCAGTCGATATATGCATAATCATGAAAAGACACACTGGCATGCAGCTAAATGGATTCTATGGTATATTCTAGGGACCGTAGAcattggtttgaagttcgagaaaagaaaaaatagtctAGTAACTAGATATATTGACTCAGACTATataggtgatcttgacaaacgccgatcgacaaTTAGATATGTGTTCACCATGGCTAAGGGACCAGTCAGTTGGTGACCAACTTTGCAGtctacaattgcactatcatctacGGACGTTGAATACATGACTATAACaaaagccgtgaaagaagccatttggttacaggaattggtaacagatttgggctttaagCAGCTAGAGGTTACCTTTACTGTGACAATCAGAGTGCAATTCAactggccaagaatcaagtatatcactcttgaataaaatatatagatgttTGTTTCCACTTCGTATGTGAGATATTGGAAGAATGAGACATTCTACTTCaaaagattggcactgaagataatccagcagatatgttgacgaaagtcGTCACTAAGATTAAGTTCCAACACTGCTTGGATTTAATTAATATCTCACACTGCTGAGCACCTACAGGTGCATTAGCGCCTTAGCGTGTATTTGATAGCGGAAATCTTTCATGGCAAAAACAAACGAACATTTCGATGAGGGAGTGCAATCATTGAAAGGATGCAACATGTAGTATCCTAGTAtagcacacttgggtggagagGGTGATTGTTGTGGTCCACCCATGTGCACTGGAAATAATTGGGCATCTTCAGTGTTACTCCAGCTCATGTGTGTCCCTCCACTATGTTATATTCTGTGGAGGGAAAAACTcaacctctcctataaatagaaaaggattgttaaaaagaaaatcatccaaaaagAGGAGTTCGCTTCTTAGTGTAGAGTGtcatttgagagatagagagttgttttgagagagtgtttgtaattttgtacaaacacATTAAATATCAAGTTTCTGCTCCAGTGAATGTAGGCAAATTGgcaaaccacttaaatattgtctctatctattgtgtgattattttttaggtGGCCCTGGGCACAACAGAAACAAGTGAGACTGTTATGATCCTAAAGATGAAAGgtttaaccaaattagtattCACAGTCCCAGTACATCTAGATAAATGGTTGGTCTTTAACAGAGACCTAACCATCAGTTTGGTTGTGAAAAACTGGTGGAAGAGGAAAATAACTGGCCCACAAGTCACCATTGCTGAGAGATTTCGAGAGAAAAACTAGGGCTACAGAACAACGATACTTTCATCATTGACATCTTCTCGTCCCAACCAAATCATCCACCTTGAGTGGGATTATTGAGACTCCAACTTGGTATTTCCCAAAGCTCCCTTCTTTCATCTTCAATCAAAACACCATACTTCCTACAAACTTCTTCACAACTAGTAGCAACCTTAACTATAACATGAGCATCTCCTTCTAGAACCACGTGAGGCAGTCTCAATTCTACGCATAGGATCATAGCTCTTTGATACAAATTAGGAGGATGCTCCATAATTagtagagttattttatttgattgttatctttttctaatttattactTTTCTAGTTAGATTAGTATTTTCTAATTTTCATCTTTCTACAATTGTTATTTCTTAATTAGATTAGTATTATATTTTGTTGGCTATTTAAGGATCAAGAATGTACAATTAAAGGCACTTCTTGAATTATTAATGAAAGTGTGTGAATGATCTTGAGATGGAATTAGTTTGGTAAAATACCATAAatctgttaatttatttttttgaagaaattccAACTTTATAAAGAGAGattctttgcttttcttttttggcatCAACGTGAGGTTGAACTAGAAAGTTGGCACCGCTCTTTTTAGGGCACATGCTTCAACAGTAATTGGCTTCATTATATGATTAAAGCTTGAACATAAAGACGCTATAATCTCACCTTCTAAATTTCTTATTATAACTCCTATTCCCACATTATTTTCCTTATTATTTTTAGGGCATCCCAATTAACTTATACACACGTTTCACATTGCTTCTTCCATTTTATCTATTGTCTCACTACAGTACTTGGTTGATGATCGGTCTGCATATAATTCTGGGCTGATTTGAAGTCTTGTAAATTTTGTTTAGCAACCCTGAATAATTGTTTCAGGTTGTCAAGTCTTGTTCAAAAATTAGTAAATCTCTCCTTAACCACATCCTCTCCGTAACAGAAGCCACCAACTCAATAtcttcaacttttaacttttaatctCTCACTAATTCTCTTTCACAACTACATAAAATCTACCTCTTCACTTTGACCATTTGTTTACTAGACTATCAATTTCAAACcactttaaacataaaaataatctcataaactgatgtaactttttatattttgttaaatctattttaaataaaaataactttacaatctgacgaactatataaaactatatcatttaatgaaattatttttatataatttttttgtgactaaaatatttttcatcattaaatCAGTTAGGTCCGATTTAGGTTATTCGATAATCAAGtcaataactattttttaaataataatattagatatagttatagGCTATGCAAATGTTGcgtactttttttaaaaaatagtagaatCTACTATTTAAAAgactaattttttataaaaatctcatttttacttactttttttaaaaaaaaatgtacagcATCTACGCACACTATAACTAtacataaatatcatttatcaattAATATAGTTCGCACTGATAATGCTCATAGCTCTTTTAAAATACCTATACATGAGATTTAGGGCTTCTACATGCAAATGTAACGGATACGAGCacaaactttttttcaaaactgacGAAGAACTTGTTGTCGAATTCATCAAATGATAGATGGACGACTCATTTCAGCCGTTAATTGTTAAATGgattataaaatagttatatatCTTATGTAGAAAACTTaggataattaataattattacttaTGATAATTTAAGATTATTTGTTAGGATTATATCATCCATTTTTGAACAAGggagtagataaatataatggaAAATAGTACTTTCACCACTGGTTCTTACTGCTCGATGTTACTgctaaaaattttttaa
This genomic window from Carya illinoinensis cultivar Pawnee chromosome 7, C.illinoinensisPawnee_v1, whole genome shotgun sequence contains:
- the LOC122317235 gene encoding LOB domain-containing protein 24-like isoform X1, with the protein product MMGLMFLEEDDGFPALRTKLERICLNGGFIYACKYLRRRCPSHCIFSPYFPPNDPQRFACVHRIYGASNVGKMLLKLPPHLRAQTADTLYMEAKCRIQDPVYGCVGIISHLHQQIRIAESQLAKTQAEIAVFNSIAREAQVQEIEADSNFFKNLLPEEITAAGLRSYGYGSPSTQTFKFN
- the LOC122317235 gene encoding LOB domain-containing protein 24-like isoform X2 — encoded protein: MISGRCAACKYLRRRCPSHCIFSPYFPPNDPQRFACVHRIYGASNVGKMLLKLPPHLRAQTADTLYMEAKCRIQDPVYGCVGIISHLHQQIRIAESQLAKTQAEIAVFNSIAREAQVQEIEADSNFFKNLLPEEITAAGLRSYGYGSPSTQTFKFN